The genomic region TCTGCTGCATCCTCTATGGTGATAATTCGCTCATCGTGAGGAATGTAAGAGGATAAGACATTCAGCAATGTGGTTTTCCCTGAGCCTGTTCCACCACTGATAAACACATTTAATCTGGCTTTTACACAGGCATCCAGAAATTGAGCCATTTCTTCACTCAGAGTGCCGAAATGAATTAAATTTTCCATTTGCAACCGGTCCTGTGGGAACTTTCGAATCGTAATCGTCGGACCGTTCAAAGCCAATGGAGGGATGATTGCATTTACCCTGGAACCATCCGGCAATCGGGCATCAACCATGGGACTGCTCTCATCAATTCTTCTTCCCAAGGGAGAAACAATTTTCTCGATGACCTGCAATACATGATCATGATCCCTGAAATAACCATCTGTCCTGATAAGGCGTCCACTCCGCTCAACATAAATATCATCCGGGCCATTGACCATCACTTCTGAAACTTCCGGATCATTCAGGAATGGTGTAATCGGACCATATCCAATTAATTCATTTGAAATGTCTTCTATAAAGGACTTTTTCATCTCAAATGATATTCGTTCTCCCTCCTCATTCAAGTATTTCATCGCTTCTTTATTTAAAAATTCGAATTGTTTATCATCATCAATTTCATTTTGTTTTCTTAATTCGGAAATCAAATGAGTTCGGAGCATCGTTTTTAATTCGTGTTCCTGAGGACGAACGCTGTCACTTCGGGATGGTCCAACAGCTGATGCAGATGAACCTTTTGGCTGATTTTCACTTTTTTCATTTAACCGTTTTAATAATGACATCTACATCTCCTCTTTCACAATAGATTGTTTGCAAGAATGGGTGTTTAATCCGCTGCATTGAATTCTCCTGGATACCCTGGCTTAGAGACCATTGTTATTCAAAATAAGTTGATAAACCTTGCTCCATACTTTAATGACGCCAGCGAAAAAAGGAAAACCGTTTTTTCTTCCTTTTTCTTCGTGTTTCATTCCCGTCTTTATTAGAATCAATTCTTTTAACTAATTTCTCAATGGACTTGGCTACATTGGTTTTAGGCGAGCGAATGACAAAAGGAATACCTAAATTAATGGAGCTAATAACCGTTTTATAATCACTCGGAATAGAGAGTTCCAGATTTTGACCAATAATCTTCTCAACTGATGACTGGTCCATCCCTTCCATTTTGGTATCTCTGTTTAACAGAATTTTCACTTTATCCCTCAAACCTAATAATTCAAACGTATCCATGGCCAGTTTTCCATTCTTTAATGCTGGTAAATCCAATGAGGTAATAAGCAGGATATCCTCTGAATTTTCGATGGCAACCAGGCTTGTTTCAACAAAGGATGGAGGGGTATCAACGATTATGACATCAAATTCTTTCTGAAGCTGGGATAGAATTGTGGAAATATGTTCCCCAGTAATCAATTCCGCAAATTCAGGGGAACTAGGAGCTGCCAGAACAGACACCTTTGTTTTCGGATCGTAGGTAATATATGGGTTAACCTTACCATCGCCATTTTCATAGGACTCCTTCAGCCATTCATAAATCGTCTGCTTAGGCTGCAGATCCAACAGTAAAGGTACATCCCCAAATTGCAGGTCCAGATCGATAATGGCTACGTTTACGGCTTGTTTAGCAAAGGCCACAGCTAAATTGACACTAATAGTGGTCTTTCCAATCCCGCCCTTAGTACTCGCTACCGTAATGGTTCTTGCTGGGTTCCGGTCAAATTTTTTTTCTGCTTCTTCCAGTTTGATTTCAATAATACTTTCCGCTTTTACCAGTGCCTGCTTCCACTCCTGTTCTTCGAAATTCAGAGGAATTACGTCTGTTGCACCTACGTACATTGCCTTTTTATAATCAATTTCATCCTCATGGGCTATTAAAATGATTTTTAAATTAGGCATCTGTAAAGAAATGTCTCCGCATAGATCGTAAAAATCGTATGCGGAGCTGGAAGTAATAAACAAAACGCCGTAGTCATCATCACTTATGAAGGATTGAAACTCTTCCCGGTTACGAAAGGACTTTGCAAATTTACGATCATAGTAAAGAAGTTTCTTGATGGCTTCCGTTGAAGGTCCATTACTGGATATAATAAAGTAATTGATCATTTAGGTATCACCCCTTTATTTAACTTTTCCATGGTTACGTGAATGTGGGGGGAATCTCCTTTGTCCTCAGGGTCGCGAAGCATTAATGTATAAAAGCCCTGATCCACTGTATAAGCAAGTGCAGCCCCTTCTTCTGGTAAAACCTCCAGTGTAATTAAAGAAGAAGAGACTTCATTGTTCTCTGAGTCAGTACCTGACCCCATGGCCAATACTTTAAGCTTCTGAAACAGGATTTGCGCATTTGTTTCAGTACCTTTGACTGCAGGAACAACGGCAACAACATCTACAAAATCCCCGGGCTGAATAAAACGGCTTACACTTTGCACTTCCGTTACCGGAATGGAAATGGCTCGTTTTCCTTTTTCAATGGCCAACGCAGGTTTCGCGCTCGTTTCCTCTTCCTTAAATTCCTCTGTTACCTCATCAGCATTGTTTGCTGTCTCTGCTGTTTTTGTTTGTACCTGTTCTCTTTCTTGATCATTGACCTCTGACGTTTCCTTATCCGAGACTGGCACCTGCTTTAGAACAGATGGATCAGATGACTGATTAAGAACAAGATATAATAAAGACGAAAAAATAAACCCTAAAAAGATCGATATAATCCACATTTTCTTTAAGCTTTTCACACATCATCACCATTTTCTTATTGAATTAATTTCAGACCATATGCACCATAGTCATATTGATCCGGTGAACTGCCACCATTAAGGGATGTCTCGATAAACCGTCCCAGTACAATCGATTTATCATAAGGTGCTGTGCCTTCTAAAAAGAAAGTTGCAAATCCGACAATTTCAATTTCCTTAATCTTATTCACATCAACATTCACCGGCTTATACACCATAACGATCACGACCCGCTCACAGCCCGAACTATAATTTAAATGCGTGGCGTCGGGACATTTCGATACTCGATAATCGACAGCATCCTCTGTAGCACCACTCATTTTTCCCGGCTCCGTAGACAGAATTTCACCTACATGCAAGGTTTTGTCAAAGCCTTTTTTAAAATCCTCAAGATAGTTACGAGCTCCAGAGCCTGTCAATTCAATGGCTCCAAAGTTTCCTACCACAGGATCTCCTACTTTCAGCTCAATTAAATCAGCTTTAGACATATCAGTGTTGTATTGTACACCAAGAGGAATTGCACCTTTAACTGAATCAAGGGGTGCCAGCTGTACAACAGCACTTGCTTCCAGTACAGGATCATCAAATCCAAATACTTTTCCAAACGTTAAGCTTACCGATTTTTGTCCATGGACCTTTATTCCTTTATTTTCAGATAAAAACTCAACAAAAATTTGATCAGCATCTCCATTTTGAAAGGCTGTCCATTTGGCAGAATCAGTCGCCTGTTCCGGAGATGAGGGAAGTTCCTGCGCTCCCGCTAAAGCAGCAGCGTCCACCATATTCTGCAGTCGATTTTTTTCCAGATAAAAATGGCCACCATCTAAAACAAGAGCAACCATTGCTAAAAAGGCGCTCATCGCTAACGCAACCAGAACCATTACAGCCCCATCTTCACGTTTTCTGAAGTTCCTCATTCTACTCCATCCTCATAACGGTTTCACTCGTTACTAAAAACGGATTTGGTAAGAGTTGTCTGATAAAGGGAGTAAGGATTTCGACTGGGTATGATGTGGAAATACTGACATAGCTTCCTCTGGACCGGTTGCTTTCTGGTGAGATGGTAATGGATAAATACTCCTGATTTAAGGCCGGTGCAGCCTGATATGCTGTTTCTGCTATTTCTAAGTTGTCATCGCCAACACTTGCTGCTCTGGCTGATTCGCGACTGACATGCTCAACTGTCATATAGGTGTGTATGATTCGTCCAATGTCAATCATTCCAAATATTAATAACAGCAGGATGGGTAAAACTAAAGCTATCTCAACAACTGCCTGTCCACGTTGTGATTTTCTTAAACCCATAACGATTCTGCTCCCAAAGTAATAAATGTTCCAATCACAATGGCCACTCCATATGGAAAGGCGTGGTGCAGTTCATCCTTATTTAAAGAGTCCAGGGTTCTCAGTTTCGTTACGTACAGAATACGTTTAAAGGAGTGAAGCAAATCCTTTCTTTTCAGCAGCAGTACGACAGCTATCATCCCGCCAATCAGAGCTGTATAGATAAACGCATAAAAAACAAATTGCATGCCTTGAAGAGCACCAATGGCAGCCAATAATTTCACGTCGCCGGCACCCACGCCACCTAACAAAAATGGAAGGAATAAGAGACCAAGCCCTAGTAAAAATCCACTTGTACTGAACAGAAGTCCATAAAGTCCTCCGGTTATAACATGATAAATAAATGCAAATCCTATAGTAGGGATCGTTACGATATTTAAGATTTTACGTGTTTTTATGTCCGTAATTAATGAGATGATTAAAATGACGGAAAGAATAACCTCAATCAATTCACTCACTCCTTTAATTCCAAAAAAATAACCCTACTTCTTTGAAATAAATGGTTACAAGAAATAGGGTCTGCGAATATTTATGGTTAAACTTTGTTGGATATCATTGTTAGTTAGTAGAGGAAGTTGTGTCTGGAGTTGTTTCCGTAATTGTATCCGGATTTGTAATTGACGTTACGATGGAATCAAATTTTGCTTTTAGTTCATCACCAAGCGTAACCAGCGCTACGACAACCACCAGTGCAATCAGACCAAGAATCAGACCATATTCAGTCATACCTTGTCCTTTTTCTTCTTTAACTAATCTCTGCATTCGTTTGTTCATTTGTGTATTACCCCCATTAATTTTATGAAATTTTTCAAAACCAGGCTGGCTGTTTTCCCGATTGGAGGATTGAATATATAAATAATAAGAATGAATAATGGCTATTCCTATCGTTCCATCAGCCCTCTTTCGCAAGGTTTTCCGTCCCTGCAAAACTTATATTAGCATGGTGGAAGAGAAAAAGCACTAGAGTATTAATGGTAAGTATGGAAGGTGCGTTAGTTTATGGAGATTATTAGCAATGACAAAAGGTTCAAGGTCCCAATCAGTATACTAAGATATCAGACGTTCTGGAAAAGGTTCAGAGGACTTATGTTCAGATTATCCCCTATCAAAGACGAAGGGATTTTCATATGCCCCTGCAATTCCATTCATATGTTTTTTATGTTTTTCCCTATCGATGTAGTCTTTTTGGATGAACATCATCAGGTGGTTAAAACCATAGTCCATCTAAAACCGTGGCACGTGGTCCGGCCGGTAAAACACGCGGTTAGCGCAATTGAACTTCCAAGCGGAACCATTCACAAGTACCAAATTAAAACTCATGACAAAATAAAGCTGTAATGAAATAAACTTGTGGAGATTGGTCCAGTCTAAGGGTAGTAAATAAAGGAGTGATTCAAATGACGAAGAGAAACCGAAGAAACATACAATCGAAGGCTCCCAAGCGTGAAGAACTAAGTGTCCAAACCTATGATCCGTTTCACGACGATCAGGAAACCTATCCAGGAGATTCGGCAGACGAGCACAAGAGATTGGAATCTGTCAACAAAACCATTGGTGCTGATGAAATAAAACAGCAGAATGAAAATTTGTAGCAAAAGAGCAGAAAAAACTGTTTGCCTTCCGGACTCAAAGAACAAAGGCGGAAGCACCCGTTTGTCCAGCTGCGGCTCTCAGGGCCAAGCGGTCATAAGCAGAACACTCTCCATGACCAAAAAACGGCCACTTCGGAAATTCTGGTTATGTCCAGGTCTAAACGGTTGCCTCCTCTATTTTCATTTCCATAG from Virgibacillus sp. MSP4-1 harbors:
- a CDS encoding AAA family ATPase; this translates as MINYFIISSNGPSTEAIKKLLYYDRKFAKSFRNREEFQSFISDDDYGVLFITSSSAYDFYDLCGDISLQMPNLKIILIAHEDEIDYKKAMYVGATDVIPLNFEEQEWKQALVKAESIIEIKLEEAEKKFDRNPARTITVASTKGGIGKTTISVNLAVAFAKQAVNVAIIDLDLQFGDVPLLLDLQPKQTIYEWLKESYENGDGKVNPYITYDPKTKVSVLAAPSSPEFAELITGEHISTILSQLQKEFDVIIVDTPPSFVETSLVAIENSEDILLITSLDLPALKNGKLAMDTFELLGLRDKVKILLNRDTKMEGMDQSSVEKIIGQNLELSIPSDYKTVISSINLGIPFVIRSPKTNVAKSIEKLVKRIDSNKDGNETRRKRKKKRFSFFRWRH
- a CDS encoding CpaF family protein produces the protein MSLLKRLNEKSENQPKGSSASAVGPSRSDSVRPQEHELKTMLRTHLISELRKQNEIDDDKQFEFLNKEAMKYLNEEGERISFEMKKSFIEDISNELIGYGPITPFLNDPEVSEVMVNGPDDIYVERSGRLIRTDGYFRDHDHVLQVIEKIVSPLGRRIDESSPMVDARLPDGSRVNAIIPPLALNGPTITIRKFPQDRLQMENLIHFGTLSEEMAQFLDACVKARLNVFISGGTGSGKTTLLNVLSSYIPHDERIITIEDAAELQLSQDHVISLETRPPNIEGTGAISIRDLVRNSLRMRPDRIVIGEVRSAEALDMLQAMNTGHDGSLATGHANSPRDMLSRLETMVLMAGMDLPIRAIREQIAGAVDLVIQQTRLKDGSRKITHISEITGMEGDTITLQDIFVFKQTETASDGRIKGRFVSTGIRPDCADKLSDYGFEVPSQWFQEDWS
- a CDS encoding prepilin peptidase codes for the protein MIEVILSVILIISLITDIKTRKILNIVTIPTIGFAFIYHVITGGLYGLLFSTSGFLLGLGLLFLPFLLGGVGAGDVKLLAAIGALQGMQFVFYAFIYTALIGGMIAVVLLLKRKDLLHSFKRILYVTKLRTLDSLNKDELHHAFPYGVAIVIGTFITLGAESLWV
- a CDS encoding DUF192 domain-containing protein: MFRLSPIKDEGIFICPCNSIHMFFMFFPIDVVFLDEHHQVVKTIVHLKPWHVVRPVKHAVSAIELPSGTIHKYQIKTHDKIKL
- a CDS encoding Flp family type IVb pilin, giving the protein MRKRADGTIGIAIIHSYYLYIQSSNRENSQPGFEKFHKINGGNTQMNKRMQRLVKEEKGQGMTEYGLILGLIALVVVVALVTLGDELKAKFDSIVTSITNPDTITETTPDTTSSTN
- the cpaB gene encoding Flp pilus assembly protein CpaB codes for the protein MKSLKKMWIISIFLGFIFSSLLYLVLNQSSDPSVLKQVPVSDKETSEVNDQEREQVQTKTAETANNADEVTEEFKEEETSAKPALAIEKGKRAISIPVTEVQSVSRFIQPGDFVDVVAVVPAVKGTETNAQILFQKLKVLAMGSGTDSENNEVSSSLITLEVLPEEGAALAYTVDQGFYTLMLRDPEDKGDSPHIHVTMEKLNKGVIPK
- a CDS encoding TadE/TadG family type IV pilus assembly protein codes for the protein MGLRKSQRGQAVVEIALVLPILLLLIFGMIDIGRIIHTYMTVEHVSRESARAASVGDDNLEIAETAYQAAPALNQEYLSITISPESNRSRGSYVSISTSYPVEILTPFIRQLLPNPFLVTSETVMRME
- a CDS encoding TadE/TadG family type IV pilus assembly protein, with product MRNFRKREDGAVMVLVALAMSAFLAMVALVLDGGHFYLEKNRLQNMVDAAALAGAQELPSSPEQATDSAKWTAFQNGDADQIFVEFLSENKGIKVHGQKSVSLTFGKVFGFDDPVLEASAVVQLAPLDSVKGAIPLGVQYNTDMSKADLIELKVGDPVVGNFGAIELTGSGARNYLEDFKKGFDKTLHVGEILSTEPGKMSGATEDAVDYRVSKCPDATHLNYSSGCERVVIVMVYKPVNVDVNKIKEIEIVGFATFFLEGTAPYDKSIVLGRFIETSLNGGSSPDQYDYGAYGLKLIQ